The Carnobacterium mobile DSM 4848 genome includes a window with the following:
- a CDS encoding DNA-deoxyinosine glycosylase yields the protein MKNGLDAIYDESTKILILGSSPSVKSLELQQYYANKGNQFWKIITECLNTTDPLDYEKRLELLIQNKIGLWDIYSQFDRTGSLDSNFRQTKLNDFDALLSTTSIELVIANGNKAYQEVVKSTIFEHYTVITCLSTSGANNGKAQERKTEWKEAIQNAFLS from the coding sequence ATGAAGAATGGTTTAGATGCAATCTATGATGAAAGTACTAAAATCTTAATACTCGGCAGCTCCCCAAGTGTGAAATCATTAGAATTGCAACAGTATTATGCCAATAAAGGGAACCAATTTTGGAAAATTATCACTGAATGCCTAAACACTACTGATCCACTCGACTATGAAAAACGGTTAGAACTACTGATACAAAATAAAATCGGCTTATGGGATATTTATAGTCAATTTGATAGAACGGGAAGTTTAGATAGTAACTTTAGACAAACGAAATTAAACGATTTTGATGCACTACTTTCAACTACTTCCATTGAACTTGTCATTGCAAATGGAAATAAAGCTTACCAAGAAGTTGTAAAATCAACTATTTTTGAGCACTACACTGTTATAACGTGTTTATCCACTAGCGGCGCAAATAACGGTAAAGCACAAGAAAGAAAAACAGAATGGAAAGAGGCTATTCAAAATGCTTTTCTTTCTTAG
- a CDS encoding GIY-YIG nuclease family protein codes for MNRFTEEVINQLGYYVYALVNPISHSVFYIGKGTRNRVFAHEQESLKVDFLSDIAEKQKLNEIKQIHSKDMEVDKYILTFGLSENEAFHVENAVINFCKLIDDQKLNIKKLSNIMSGHRSDGQKEALQTFGRVDLLQDALSPKPVDISQLSHHKMMFVKIKPTKDNSDSKRDLKTEEMYNPESEALKKRTLGNWVMSLDKASSIEYILGVYPGSGMIVSAFKIIKDSPRYKVIQGETPSGRKQIRYDFYQYAESITEIDGIQLFPNHIKLTGYQYVDSNGIPCTIQSERVYVGFD; via the coding sequence ATGAATCGATTTACAGAAGAAGTGATTAATCAGCTGGGTTATTATGTTTATGCGCTCGTTAATCCTATTAGCCATAGTGTTTTTTATATTGGTAAAGGAACTAGAAACAGAGTATTTGCTCATGAACAAGAATCCTTAAAAGTTGATTTTCTCAGTGATATTGCTGAAAAACAAAAGTTAAATGAGATAAAGCAGATTCATTCAAAAGATATGGAAGTCGATAAATATATTTTGACTTTTGGATTAAGTGAAAATGAAGCCTTCCATGTAGAAAATGCTGTTATTAACTTTTGTAAACTAATTGATGATCAAAAACTCAACATTAAAAAATTGAGCAATATCATGAGTGGACATCGTTCTGATGGTCAAAAGGAAGCACTACAAACATTTGGAAGAGTGGATCTATTGCAAGATGCCCTTAGTCCAAAACCTGTTGATATAAGTCAGCTAAGCCACCATAAAATGATGTTTGTAAAAATTAAACCTACAAAAGATAATTCAGATTCTAAACGAGATTTAAAAACTGAAGAAATGTATAACCCTGAATCTGAAGCATTAAAAAAAAGAACGTTAGGTAATTGGGTGATGAGTTTAGATAAAGCAAGCAGCATAGAATACATTCTAGGAGTCTACCCGGGAAGCGGCATGATCGTAAGTGCTTTTAAAATTATTAAGGATAGTCCTAGATACAAAGTGATTCAAGGAGAAACTCCATCTGGAAGAAAGCAAATAAGATATGATTTTTACCAGTATGCCGAATCCATCACAGAAATAGATGGGATTCAACTTTTCCCCAATCATATCAAACTGACAGGTTACCAATACGTTGACAGCAATGGAATACCTTGTACTATTCAAAGTGAAAGAGTCTATGTAGGATTTGATTAG
- a CDS encoding DUF2207 domain-containing protein, whose amino-acid sequence MNKSIKRLLGIGVIVFLFSMAFGETVFAENELSDMTIEVELQEDGSGIVTEHRKMNMDEGTELYIVLDDLQDSQLLDFSVAGFQEAKEWDSDASLEEKAGYYGTVETDSGLELIWGIGKYGQQEYEVTYTLSNLVRELEDGQALLWNFDTFSDIPAENLTVEISGFEPFTTENVRFWGFGFEGDLQLEGDTVVWKAEEEVDSSKDVTVLLQFPQGLFHTQATVDMTLEEQREMAMDGSAYNDEASSNTIPIVIASLFAVGGGGTAAFAITYFRKLKKAKEEAGQMRSGVQRIQENKGILLEEIPYQGEDFAGIAYLLQDIQKGYFEDYFSAYLLKWTSEERMIIHTAEDKTLFGDGFNTEIEIFHFEEERARYPQSFTNFVDQIETNHEVTYETGLWLMLLDAANSSGFIEDNEMKKWAKKHAKEVETFADYLIDYSKEYLENEGLISFKEIEVWGTKHEVAIASPEGDKLFDRLVQFDNDLEEVELEGFTDNKTSFSFAEFLFWNTLYFRSEEITKEFKKVIPNPMNVSGGNDFMYYYWYWNGMTGFRKNWSSGLASGGFHSSASSAVSGTGGSTSFGGGAGAGGGGGGGAR is encoded by the coding sequence ATGAATAAAAGTATAAAAAGGTTGTTGGGTATCGGCGTTATAGTTTTTCTGTTCAGTATGGCATTTGGAGAAACGGTTTTTGCGGAAAATGAATTATCAGATATGACCATCGAAGTGGAATTGCAAGAAGACGGATCTGGTATTGTTACGGAACATAGAAAGATGAATATGGACGAAGGAACCGAATTATATATCGTATTGGATGACCTGCAAGATTCACAATTGCTTGATTTTTCAGTAGCAGGTTTTCAAGAGGCGAAAGAGTGGGACTCAGATGCTTCATTAGAGGAAAAGGCAGGTTATTATGGCACTGTAGAAACGGATAGTGGACTAGAACTTATTTGGGGGATTGGCAAGTATGGGCAACAGGAATACGAAGTAACTTATACTTTATCAAATTTAGTACGTGAATTGGAAGATGGGCAAGCATTACTATGGAATTTTGATACCTTTTCTGACATTCCAGCAGAAAATCTGACAGTTGAAATTTCTGGATTTGAACCTTTTACAACAGAAAATGTCCGCTTCTGGGGATTTGGCTTTGAAGGAGATCTCCAATTAGAAGGTGATACGGTCGTTTGGAAAGCTGAGGAAGAAGTCGACAGCAGTAAAGATGTAACAGTGCTGCTTCAATTTCCACAAGGGCTGTTTCATACACAGGCTACGGTAGATATGACCTTAGAAGAACAGCGTGAAATGGCGATGGATGGTTCAGCGTATAATGACGAGGCTTCTTCAAATACAATTCCGATAGTTATCGCGTCTCTCTTTGCAGTAGGTGGTGGAGGAACTGCTGCTTTTGCGATTACCTACTTTAGAAAATTAAAAAAAGCAAAAGAAGAAGCGGGACAAATGCGTTCAGGAGTACAAAGGATCCAAGAAAATAAAGGGATTTTATTAGAAGAAATTCCCTATCAGGGAGAAGATTTTGCGGGAATTGCCTATTTGCTGCAAGACATTCAAAAAGGGTATTTTGAAGATTATTTCTCAGCATATCTACTGAAATGGACTTCAGAAGAACGAATGATTATCCATACAGCCGAAGATAAAACGTTGTTTGGTGATGGTTTTAACACGGAAATAGAAATTTTTCATTTTGAAGAAGAGCGTGCGCGTTACCCTCAGTCGTTCACTAACTTTGTTGATCAAATAGAGACAAATCATGAAGTAACCTATGAAACGGGATTGTGGCTCATGTTGTTGGATGCCGCAAACAGCAGTGGGTTCATTGAAGACAATGAAATGAAGAAATGGGCAAAAAAACACGCCAAAGAAGTAGAAACCTTTGCGGATTATTTGATCGATTACTCAAAAGAGTATTTAGAAAATGAAGGCCTGATTTCATTTAAAGAAATCGAAGTCTGGGGCACGAAGCATGAGGTGGCCATTGCTAGTCCTGAAGGTGACAAACTATTTGATCGTCTGGTTCAATTCGATAATGATTTAGAGGAAGTTGAATTAGAAGGATTTACTGACAATAAAACTTCATTTTCTTTTGCAGAATTTTTATTCTGGAATACGTTGTACTTTAGAAGTGAGGAGATCACGAAGGAATTCAAGAAAGTAATTCCAAACCCAATGAATGTTTCTGGAGGGAATGACTTTATGTACTATTACTGGTATTGGAACGGTATGACAGGCTTTAGAAAGAATTGGTCCAGCGGCTTAGCAAGTGGCGGATTCCATTCAAGTGCTTCATCAGCAGTATCCGGAACAGGAGGCTCAACCTCATTTGGTGGCGGAGCAGGTGCCGGTGGTGGAGGCGGCGGAGGAGCTCGCTAG
- a CDS encoding VOC family protein — MATMVFVNFPVSDLKRSTAFYEKLGFTQNKEFSTDEAVSMVWDDHFWIMLLNHEFYSRFIKDKTIADTKTTSSALIAFSMESADAVKKFAETAKANGGDFYTVDMGIPEDQMFGLEVEDPDGNILEPNWMAM; from the coding sequence ATGGCAACAATGGTTTTTGTCAATTTTCCTGTCTCTGATCTCAAACGTTCAACTGCATTTTATGAAAAATTAGGATTTACTCAAAACAAAGAATTTTCAACAGACGAAGCTGTCTCAATGGTTTGGGATGATCACTTTTGGATTATGCTGCTAAATCACGAGTTTTACAGCCGTTTTATTAAAGACAAAACAATCGCAGATACTAAAACAACTAGCAGTGCCCTCATTGCATTCAGTATGGAAAGTGCGGATGCAGTCAAAAAATTCGCTGAAACAGCCAAAGCCAATGGCGGGGATTTTTACACAGTCGATATGGGAATACCGGAAGATCAAATGTTCGGACTTGAAGTGGAAGATCCAGATGGAAATATTTTAGAACCCAATTGGATGGCAATGTAA
- a CDS encoding type II toxin-antitoxin system PemK/MazF family toxin, whose product MIYSINTYILKQEDIVWINFNPSSGREIQKKKPALVLNSDAYNATTGFISYNKNRPGFIPLSKGHSIYGTINAMQIKGFDFMAKERAVTFIEKATTAELGIVAQIVTDIFSFDKLLGE is encoded by the coding sequence ATGATTTACTCGATTAATACTTATATTCTAAAACAAGAGGATATCGTTTGGATAAATTTTAATCCTAGTTCTGGAAGGGAAATTCAAAAGAAGAAGCCAGCTTTAGTTCTTAACTCAGATGCTTACAATGCCACAACTGGCTTTATCTCCTACAATAAAAATAGACCAGGGTTTATTCCTTTATCAAAGGGTCACAGCATCTATGGAACAATCAATGCGATGCAAATAAAAGGGTTCGATTTTATGGCAAAAGAAAGAGCCGTAACGTTTATCGAAAAAGCTACGACTGCTGAATTAGGAATTGTTGCACAAATAGTTACCGATATTTTTTCCTTTGATAAACTATTAGGAGAATAA
- the mazE gene encoding type II toxin-antitoxin system PemI/MazE family antitoxin, which yields MKTRKQGNVIVLTVPAKFNLQPGQEYVALKGELGSITYVPKVNNIFENALENNETLRFEDEFNEDKK from the coding sequence ATGAAGACGAGAAAACAAGGGAATGTCATTGTGTTAACAGTCCCTGCGAAGTTCAATCTGCAACCCGGTCAAGAATATGTGGCCCTGAAAGGTGAATTAGGAAGTATTACTTACGTACCTAAAGTAAATAATATTTTTGAAAATGCTCTAGAAAACAATGAAACTTTAAGATTTGAAGATGAATTTAACGAAGATAAAAAATGA
- a CDS encoding DEAD/DEAH box helicase → MAQAIFLEKGFHIENPTTDFERAMKDAPFQTLYEQGFSSEIVETDISIAYLIDITQEFVSALKNDGEIEVTRTFRFPSETVYQQLVNSAPFVTGYEFITVQWLQDIHQELAAIFNEELSYFQGSVSEYIQSKNKNIIVAGRVYFHLVESKQDGFPFAFLATYATKDQDKVSHMPLKNALAEFTNSSEMLALLSAVGRVANESAFISQFVESGELFSPLRFNEDEAYQFLKETPLYEEQGVICRIPDFWKKERKTTIKVTIGDTKPSTLGMDALLAGKPEIYLGEERYSKAEIEALLQKNEGLAFLKGKWVEINHEKLQQLLMTYDTKENSEWTLFDALRQQQLSDAEENDSLIETTNGQWLQTVFQQMTTPTQIKQEQPASSFQANLRPYQLIGYNWLNFMQAQTFGALLADDMGLGKTVQILALLDSLRQENKRTLLVIPASLLENWKKEAARFAPNLRIQVLHGKDTMIQDVETDLFITTYGMAARIEALKEIAFDLLILDEAQAIKNPGTKQTKSIKTLQAHAKIAMTGTPIENKLSDLWSVFDFLNSGLLGSKTEFKKQIKNGADYGALRQMISPFILRRLKTDRQIISDLPDKNEQKEYVSLSKKQIALYKGLQRDIEKSMEDTEGIQRKGLVLAAISKFKQICNHPDQYLGNQEFKPKLSGKFEALRDICETIRDKHEQVLIFTQFKEMCEPLNQFLAEVFGQPGLVLHGGVPVKKRGELVEQFNAPDTYTPYMVLSIKAGGVGLNLTAANHVIHFDRWWNPAIENQATDRAFRIGQEKNVFVYKFVTSGTIEEKIDELLAEKTHLSNELITETSGENWLTEMSNDDLRNLFTLEVNDK, encoded by the coding sequence GTGGCTCAAGCAATTTTTCTAGAAAAGGGATTTCATATTGAAAATCCAACAACAGACTTTGAACGTGCAATGAAAGATGCGCCTTTTCAAACTCTTTATGAACAAGGCTTTTCTTCAGAGATCGTAGAAACGGATATCTCTATTGCCTATTTGATCGATATCACGCAAGAGTTTGTCTCTGCGTTAAAAAATGACGGAGAAATTGAAGTGACACGCACATTCCGTTTTCCTTCAGAAACAGTTTATCAACAGCTTGTGAACAGCGCACCTTTTGTCACTGGCTATGAGTTTATTACAGTTCAATGGCTGCAAGACATCCATCAAGAATTGGCAGCGATTTTTAATGAAGAGCTGAGCTATTTTCAAGGCAGTGTTTCCGAATACATTCAATCAAAAAACAAAAATATCATCGTTGCGGGCAGAGTTTACTTTCATTTAGTTGAAAGCAAACAAGACGGCTTTCCTTTCGCTTTTCTCGCTACTTATGCTACTAAAGACCAAGACAAAGTCAGTCATATGCCGCTAAAAAATGCACTGGCAGAATTCACTAATTCTTCAGAGATGCTTGCTTTACTGTCCGCTGTTGGTCGGGTGGCCAATGAGTCTGCTTTTATCTCTCAATTCGTTGAGTCTGGAGAATTGTTTTCCCCTTTGCGATTCAACGAAGACGAGGCTTATCAATTTTTGAAAGAAACGCCTCTTTATGAAGAGCAAGGAGTCATTTGCCGTATTCCTGACTTTTGGAAAAAAGAGCGTAAAACAACCATTAAAGTGACCATTGGCGATACAAAACCAAGCACTCTGGGAATGGATGCTCTGTTAGCTGGCAAACCAGAAATCTATCTAGGAGAAGAACGGTACTCAAAAGCAGAAATCGAAGCGTTATTGCAGAAAAATGAAGGTTTAGCTTTCTTGAAGGGCAAATGGGTTGAGATCAATCATGAAAAACTGCAACAGCTGTTAATGACTTACGATACGAAAGAAAACAGCGAATGGACTCTATTTGATGCTTTGCGGCAACAGCAACTTTCAGATGCTGAAGAAAACGACTCTCTGATCGAAACGACGAATGGTCAATGGCTGCAAACCGTTTTCCAGCAAATGACTACTCCTACTCAAATCAAACAAGAACAGCCTGCAAGTTCTTTTCAAGCAAACTTGCGACCATATCAGTTAATAGGATACAACTGGTTAAACTTTATGCAAGCACAGACCTTTGGTGCTTTATTAGCGGATGATATGGGCTTAGGAAAAACCGTTCAAATCTTGGCTTTACTCGATTCTCTACGCCAAGAAAACAAACGCACGCTGTTAGTTATACCGGCTTCTTTATTGGAAAACTGGAAGAAAGAGGCAGCCCGCTTTGCCCCAAATTTGCGGATACAAGTTTTACATGGGAAGGATACCATGATTCAAGACGTAGAAACGGATTTATTTATCACCACCTATGGCATGGCGGCTAGAATCGAGGCTCTCAAAGAAATCGCCTTTGACCTGTTGATTTTGGATGAAGCACAGGCCATTAAAAACCCAGGAACCAAGCAAACTAAAAGTATCAAAACCTTGCAAGCCCACGCAAAAATTGCGATGACTGGAACGCCAATTGAAAACAAACTTTCAGATCTTTGGAGTGTGTTTGACTTTTTAAATAGCGGATTGTTAGGGTCGAAAACGGAATTCAAAAAACAAATCAAAAATGGCGCTGACTATGGAGCTTTACGCCAAATGATCTCGCCTTTTATTCTCAGACGGTTGAAAACCGATCGACAGATCATTTCAGATTTGCCTGATAAAAATGAACAGAAAGAATACGTTTCGCTTTCCAAAAAACAGATTGCGTTGTATAAAGGACTTCAACGAGATATTGAAAAATCAATGGAAGATACTGAAGGCATTCAACGAAAAGGCTTAGTCTTAGCAGCCATTTCAAAATTCAAACAAATCTGCAATCACCCTGATCAGTATTTAGGCAACCAAGAATTCAAACCTAAACTTAGTGGGAAATTTGAAGCGTTGCGAGATATTTGCGAAACGATTCGCGACAAGCACGAGCAAGTTTTGATCTTCACACAATTTAAAGAAATGTGCGAACCGCTCAATCAGTTTTTAGCAGAAGTTTTTGGCCAACCAGGTTTGGTTTTGCACGGCGGTGTGCCAGTCAAAAAACGCGGAGAACTGGTTGAACAATTCAACGCTCCTGATACGTACACACCCTATATGGTCCTCTCTATAAAAGCAGGCGGTGTCGGCCTAAATTTAACAGCTGCAAACCACGTCATCCACTTTGACCGATGGTGGAATCCAGCTATTGAAAATCAAGCGACTGACCGAGCCTTTCGGATTGGGCAAGAAAAAAATGTCTTTGTGTATAAATTTGTGACCAGCGGAACGATTGAAGAAAAAATCGATGAACTGCTAGCTGAAAAAACACACCTTTCCAATGAATTGATCACGGAAACAAGCGGCGAGAATTGGCTGACAGAAATGAGCAACGACGACTTAAGGAATCTCTTTACATTGGAGGTGAATGACAAATGA
- a CDS encoding DUF3427 domain-containing protein, which yields MTDMLERSLKKAFIDQKTEGSLYDPQIIINDTKNKRYILSVLQDELDTCEEFFFSVAFLTQDGLAALKTQLADLHSRGINGKILTSVYLAFNQPAVFEDLLKIPNVEVRISQKQGFHSKGYLFKQVGYHSFIIGSSNLTMSALKVNYEWNVRLTSYDHGQMIQDIQVHMDQEWKEAQLLTPEWIHNYQKAYQPMTYYREVSQVQEQSLIDEATSYIVPNEMQKAALLNLEELRATGAKKGLVISATGTGKTYLSAFDVLQAKPKRVLFIVHREQILNKAKSDYQKILGGKTEDYGILSGNKKEIKATYLFATIQTISKDPVLQQFAKDHFDYILIDEVHKAGAPSYHRVIDYFEPTFLLGMTATPERTDGFNIFELFDYNIAYEIRLQEALEEEMLCPFHYFGVTDYEKNGELISEATDLKHLVDEERVTYLLEKLNYYSCSGNTPKGLVFCSRKQEAETLSFLFNQNGHPSTYLTGEHSLEEREKQVERLENGEIEYIFTVDVFNEGIDIPKINQVVMLRNTQSSIIFVQQLGRGLRKDPSKEYVTVIDFIGNYKNNYMIPMALSGDVSRDKNNLRKDTFDTNFISGISSVNFEKIAKQQIFSSINQVSMDSMSELKKTFQLLYNRLGRVPYLKDFQEQQTLEPLLIANKKLSYYDFLVSVKQNKGTISEIENRFLMFTSRELLPGMRKQELILLQKMMSEPTKILTLKEIQHLFEEHGVLSDDETLNSVLNTLDLSFYTGSTASTYKDLIFIERTDNLVKLSSLFKQAMDNEYFTYLMKDILLTGELKSANYSSENQLTRYQKYKRKDVLRLLNWDKQMIDQNIGGYTASKGEFVIFVTLRKGETFSGAQMAYEDELLDYSTMEWFTKAPRTMKSPEVQKLLHPEEWNIRVFAKKSDNEGIEFYYLGEVKPVKESIVELEKPLQNGEKKKVVEMFLKFSSPIDMNLYRYLEAGQE from the coding sequence ATGACAGATATGCTAGAACGTTCTTTAAAAAAAGCCTTTATTGACCAAAAGACTGAAGGTTCTTTATATGATCCTCAGATTATTATCAATGATACGAAAAATAAGCGATATATATTGAGTGTATTACAAGACGAACTGGATACATGTGAAGAATTCTTTTTTTCGGTAGCTTTCTTAACTCAAGATGGATTAGCAGCGTTAAAAACACAATTAGCAGATTTACATAGCCGTGGAATTAACGGGAAAATACTAACGTCAGTTTACTTAGCATTTAACCAGCCAGCTGTTTTTGAAGATTTATTGAAGATTCCTAATGTAGAAGTCCGTATTTCGCAAAAGCAAGGATTTCATTCTAAAGGTTATTTGTTTAAGCAAGTAGGCTACCATTCCTTTATCATTGGAAGTTCTAATTTAACGATGAGTGCTTTAAAGGTAAATTATGAATGGAATGTTCGTTTAACGTCTTATGATCACGGACAAATGATTCAGGATATTCAAGTACATATGGATCAGGAATGGAAAGAGGCCCAATTATTAACACCAGAATGGATTCATAACTATCAAAAAGCTTACCAACCAATGACGTATTACAGGGAAGTCAGTCAAGTTCAAGAACAGTCTCTCATTGATGAAGCAACTTCTTATATTGTTCCAAATGAAATGCAAAAAGCAGCTTTACTTAATCTAGAAGAATTAAGAGCTACTGGAGCAAAAAAAGGGCTAGTTATTTCTGCTACCGGAACTGGAAAAACTTACTTATCAGCTTTTGATGTTTTACAAGCCAAGCCAAAACGTGTTTTATTTATCGTTCATCGAGAACAAATTCTAAATAAAGCAAAGAGTGATTATCAAAAAATTCTTGGCGGGAAAACTGAAGACTATGGCATTCTTTCTGGAAATAAAAAAGAAATAAAAGCAACTTATCTTTTCGCAACAATCCAAACAATTTCAAAAGATCCAGTCCTGCAACAATTTGCTAAAGATCACTTTGATTACATCTTGATCGATGAAGTTCATAAAGCAGGTGCTCCATCATACCATCGAGTTATAGACTATTTTGAACCAACGTTTTTATTAGGGATGACTGCAACGCCTGAGCGAACAGACGGATTTAATATCTTTGAATTGTTTGATTACAATATTGCTTATGAGATTCGGCTTCAAGAAGCATTAGAAGAAGAAATGCTTTGTCCGTTTCATTATTTTGGAGTGACGGATTATGAAAAAAATGGTGAACTCATTTCTGAAGCGACTGATTTAAAACACTTGGTGGATGAAGAACGAGTCACATACTTATTAGAAAAGTTGAATTACTATAGTTGTTCTGGCAACACGCCTAAAGGGTTAGTTTTTTGTAGCCGTAAACAAGAAGCTGAGACATTGTCTTTTTTGTTTAATCAAAATGGACATCCAAGTACGTATTTAACTGGTGAACATTCACTTGAAGAACGAGAAAAGCAAGTTGAACGATTAGAAAATGGCGAGATAGAATATATTTTTACAGTAGATGTTTTCAATGAAGGAATCGACATTCCAAAGATCAATCAAGTCGTGATGTTGCGAAACACCCAATCGAGTATTATTTTTGTGCAACAGCTTGGACGGGGTTTAAGAAAAGATCCATCAAAAGAATATGTTACGGTCATTGATTTTATTGGGAATTATAAAAACAATTATATGATTCCAATGGCTTTGTCAGGTGATGTATCTAGGGATAAAAATAATTTGCGTAAGGATACGTTTGACACAAACTTTATTTCGGGTATTTCTTCTGTCAATTTCGAAAAAATTGCGAAACAACAAATTTTTTCTTCCATTAACCAAGTTTCTATGGACAGCATGAGCGAATTAAAAAAAACGTTCCAATTGCTTTATAATCGACTTGGACGCGTACCCTATCTTAAAGATTTTCAAGAACAACAAACTTTAGAACCGTTGTTAATTGCCAATAAAAAATTAAGTTACTATGATTTTTTAGTAAGTGTAAAGCAGAATAAAGGAACTATTTCAGAGATAGAAAATCGATTTTTAATGTTTACTTCAAGAGAGCTCTTACCAGGCATGCGAAAGCAAGAACTAATCTTATTACAAAAAATGATGAGTGAACCTACAAAAATTCTCACGTTAAAAGAAATCCAGCACTTATTTGAGGAACATGGTGTTTTATCAGATGATGAAACTTTGAATTCTGTGTTGAACACATTAGACTTGAGTTTTTATACTGGTTCCACAGCTTCCACCTATAAGGATCTTATTTTTATTGAAAGAACTGATAATCTGGTGAAATTATCCTCCTTATTTAAACAAGCGATGGACAATGAGTACTTTACTTATTTGATGAAAGATATTCTTTTAACAGGTGAACTAAAATCAGCAAACTATTCTTCAGAAAATCAATTGACGCGTTATCAAAAGTACAAACGGAAAGATGTTTTGCGTTTATTGAACTGGGATAAACAAATGATAGACCAAAATATTGGTGGATATACAGCAAGTAAAGGCGAATTCGTTATTTTTGTAACACTAAGAAAAGGAGAAACCTTCTCAGGTGCACAAATGGCTTATGAAGATGAGTTGCTAGATTATTCAACGATGGAGTGGTTCACAAAAGCTCCTAGAACGATGAAATCTCCTGAAGTCCAAAAATTACTCCATCCTGAAGAATGGAATATTCGAGTATTTGCTAAGAAATCTGATAATGAAGGAATTGAATTTTATTATCTAGGAGAAGTGAAACCAGTAAAAGAATCCATTGTGGAGTTAGAAAAGCCTCTCCAAAATGGTGAAAAGAAAAAAGTTGTAGAAATGTTTTTAAAATTTTCAAGTCCTATTGATATGAATCTGTATCGGTATTTAGAAGCTGGACAGGAGTAA
- a CDS encoding (deoxy)nucleoside triphosphate pyrophosphohydrolase yields the protein MKEINVVGAILVENGKILCAQRGESKNLAHLWEFPGGKIEDGETPQEALIRELKEELLIEVEVQSEKFEETSYQYDFGLVNLTTFICLLKKGTPQLTEHIAVKWLKPAELNKVQWAPADIPAVEKLMEKNVVL from the coding sequence TTGAAGGAAATTAATGTAGTGGGTGCTATTTTAGTAGAGAACGGTAAAATTTTATGCGCACAACGAGGTGAAAGTAAAAATTTAGCTCATTTGTGGGAATTCCCAGGTGGGAAGATTGAAGATGGAGAGACGCCTCAAGAAGCATTGATACGCGAATTAAAAGAAGAACTATTGATTGAAGTAGAAGTACAGTCAGAAAAGTTTGAGGAAACAAGTTACCAATATGATTTTGGTTTAGTGAATTTAACAACCTTCATTTGCTTACTAAAAAAAGGGACGCCACAGCTAACTGAGCATATTGCAGTGAAATGGTTAAAGCCAGCAGAATTAAACAAGGTACAGTGGGCGCCAGCTGACATCCCAGCAGTTGAAAAGTTAATGGAAAAGAACGTGGTATTATGA